ACCGCCGGACAGCCGTGGCCCCGGTCATCCAGCGTACCGAACGGATCGAATTGGCCTTAAAACAATTAGCCATCAAAAATCCCGAAATATCCGAGGCCCTGAGGCAGGCAGGACTGCTTTGATTTTGGATTTAAAAACCAATTCAAGTTCAGATTTCATGAGTAAAATCTAAAATCTCCATTCTGCATTCTAAATTTAATCTGGAGATAAACTTATGCAAATGGTAAAACTTTCCGCCAAGGGGCAAATCGTTATCCCGAAAGCCATTCGGGACAAACTGGGATTAAAACCACGAAGACCAATTATTCTTCAGTTATACAAAGATCATGTTGAAATCAAAGCCGTCCCTGATGTTAAAAAGGCCCTTAAAGGAATTTTTAAAGGAAAACCCTCTATGAGCCGATCACTGATCAATGAACATCTATCGGAGGTCCAGCGTGATGAAACCGTTTCTCTTTGATGCCTTTCCTCTTTTGTGTTGGTTCCAGGAAGAGCCCGGCTATACCATAGTGGGCAACTTGTTAAATGAAGCCGAAGCGACCCTGAATATAAAAAGGTTGAAAAGCTCATAAAAATCCTCTGGCTAAAATAGGCCCTCCGAACTTATAACCCTACTTCGTCCAACCGAACGAATTGAATTGGCCCTAAAACAATTAGCCCTAAAAAATCCCGAAATATCCGAGGCCCTGAGACAAGCAGAACTGCTTTGATAATGCAAATTTAAGATTTCAAAATTAAGAATTAAAAACAAAACCTCCATTCTGCAATCTGCATTCTAAAATCTGCCTTTTTTGTCTTACTCAAACCGGAATCCTTTCTCCTTAAAGAGTTTCAGACAGGCATCAACTGCCTGCGGGTCGTAAAGGCAGTCCCTTTTGAGGGAGATTTCTTCCAGAGCCTTATCGATACCCAGAGTTGGACGATAAGGGCGGTGGGAGGCCATGGCCTCGACCACGTCGGCCACGGCCAGAATCCGTGCTTCCAGGAGAATATCTTCGCCCTTCAAGCCCAGAGGATATCCGGATCCATCCATCCTTTCATGGTGTTGAAGAATGATTCTGGCTAAGGGCCAGGGGAAATCGATCTCTTTCAGGATGTCATAGGCGGATTGGGAGTGGTTTTTTATCAAACTGAATTCAATATCGGATAAGGGGATTGGTTTGCTAAGAATCTCGGCTGGAATGGATATTTTACCCACATCATGAATGAGACCGGCCATATGGAGCCCTTCGAGAAAATCCCTTGAAAAGCCCATTTCTTGGGCTATGGCCCTAGCCAGGTCGGCGACCCGCCTCTGGTGGCCGGCGGTATAAGGATCCCTGGTTTCAACGGTCATGGACAAGGTCTGAACGATCCCGGATGTGGCCTTTCTGAGTTTTTCAACAGTCCTTCGGACATCTTCTTCCGCCTTTTTACGCTTGGTAATATCCACAACTACGGAGATAAGGCATTCTGTTCCGTTCAGGATAATGATATTGTTGGACCAGGAGAAGTTGCGCAATTCACCGGATTTCATCCTGAAGATTACTTCCTGGTCTTTTAGGCCCTGCCTTTTTTTACAGGTTTCTATAAATTGAACCCTCTCTTCAAGATCAACCCATAGACCGAGATCAAAGATGGTGTGCCCGATGGCCTCCTCCTTGGTATAACCGGTGATGGTTGAAAAGGTCTCATTGACCTCCAAGATTCGACCTTCCTCTAAAGTAGTCAGGGCAACCCATACCGGACTGGTATGAAAGGTCAGGGCAAATTTTTCCTCCGAGGCTTTCAGGGCCTTTTGTTGCCGGATCATTTCAGTAAAATGATAGGCATTTTCTATGACGAAAGGAAGCTTGTTGAGGTAACCGGGAGATTTGGCGACATAATCATTGGCTCCCAACTTTAAGGCCGTAACAGCCACCTCTTCATCCCCTTGGCCGGTGATAAGGACCACGGGCAGGCTTTCCTTATGCTCCGAGCGGACCGTTTTTAAAATTTCCAGGGCGTCCCCGCCGAGTAGTTTATAGTCCAGGAGGATAATATCGATTTTTTTCTTCCGATCTTGATCCATTAAATATTCCAATACATCCTTTTTTGAATTGACAAGAGTCAACTGGATATGGGGGGCATGGGCCAAAAAATGTTTCTGAGTGAGTTCCCATTCCTGTAAATTGTCTTCGGCATAAAGGACCATCAGGGGCTTGGCCCGCTGGAATGCCTGCCTTTGAAAATTGCTCAAGACATTGTCTATGATTTGGGGAAGCTTTTCTAAATATCCCCTCCGTTTTACGATATAATCATCGGCGCCGGCTTTAATGGCGGTCACCGCTGTTTCCTGGCTTCCGCTCCCGGTAACCATAATCACCGGCAACGATATGGACCGTCCCCGGATGTGGCTGACAATGGACCGTCCATCACCATCCGGGAGCTTCATGTCCGCAAGGACCAGGTCATAGATTTTATAATTTTGGTCTTTTAATCGAGCTAGTGCTTCTCGTTTCGTATGCACAATTTCCAGCTCTATGTGGGGAGCGATCCGGGCCAATTTGGTTCGCGTCAACTCGGCATCAATCGGATCGTCTTCAACATACAGAACCTTCATGGGAACCTCCCTTTTTTGATTTTGGATTTAAAACCAATACAAGCTCAGATTTCAGAAGTAAAATCCGAAATCTGACAAGGTCATAAAAAGTCAAAAATGCCTTATTCCCGTGGAAGCTTGTCCTCGCAAGTCTTAATCGGGGGCGGGAATCCAGTGTTTTTAATTTGGTTATCCGTGGCCTGGATTCCCGCCTTCGCGGGAATGACGAGTTTTTATGAGACCATCAAATCCCACTTCCGCCTTTATCCAGCATCCAGCCCTTTGCCCTTCGCCTTTCAATCCAAAATCCAAATTCCAAAATCTAAAATCCGCCTTGTAGTGTAAAATAAAAAGTCGCCCCCTTTCCTTCCTCCCCTTCAGCCCAGACCTCTCCACCATGACGGCGAATGATGCGGGCCACGGTGGCCAGACCGATCCCGGTCCCTTCGAATTCGTTCAAACCGTGCAGTCGTTGAAAAGGAGTGAACAGTTTTCCGGCCTGGGACATATTAAATCCTGCCCCATTATCCCGGATGAAAAAGGCCGCTTTTCCCTCTTGGGTTTTTATACTCCCGACTTCTATTAGGGCTTTGGGATTCTTCCCGGTAAACTTCCAGGCGTTTCCAAACAAATTTTCCAGCACTATGCGCAAAAGATGGTGGTCTCCTGTGACCTTTATCCCTTGCTGGATGACCCATTCCACAGCTCTTTCGGGTTGGTTAGACTGGATTTCCTTCGAGACGGTCACGGCCAGTTCGCTAAGGTCTATTTCCTCCTGGCGCAAACCCATTCTGGTTATCCTGGAAAGCTTGAGCAGATCTTCGATAAGGAGGTTCATCCTCTCTGCAGCTCGTTCGATATTGAGGAGATATCTTCGACCGTTTTCATCCAGTTTATCTGCAAATTCCTCTCTTAGCAGGGTGGCAAAGCCGTCGAGGCCCCTCAGAGGGGCCCTGAGGTCATGAGATACGGAATAGGAAAAGGTCTCCAGTTCTTTGTTAGTCATTTCGAGATCCCTGTTCAGCCTGGTTATTTCTTCGATCTTTTCCTGGAGTGCCTGATTAAGGGCCAAAAGCTGGTCTGCTTGCGTCTTAACGTCTTGGGATACTTTGTACATTTTGACGAAGGCGGCCACTTTCGCCTTAAGAATATTGGGATCATAGGGCTTAAAAATATAATCTACGCCCCCTGTCTGATATCCCAGGGAGATATATTCGGTTTCCTTGCTGATGGCCGTCACAAAGATGATAGGAACTTCTTTAGATTTTTCACGGGCCTTGATCATCCGGGCCGTCTCAAAACCATCCATATCCGGCATCTGCACATCCAGGAGGATTAAAGCGAACTCTTCTTTGAGGACCAGCCGTAAGGCTTCCCTGCCGGAGTTGGCTTTAATCAGATTGTATTCCGGATGATCCAGCAAGGCCTCCAGGGACAGGAGGTTCTGGGGCTGATCATCCACCAGGAGGAGGTTGATTTTTTCAGTCAACGGCATGGAAACACCTTTGGATTTTGGAATTTGGATTTTGGATTGAACGGCAAAAACCCTACACCTTATAATCCAAATTCCAAAATCTCATCATTTTGTATTCCTTTTTCGAACCGTTTTTATTGAAGCAACGATTATTGACAACAATTCATTACATTCCTTGATTAACGGATCAACGATTTTTTGAGATAGTATTTCCATCTCTTTCAACAACTCCAGCCAAAATAAAGTTTCATCAGCTTCTTCTTCGACTATCGCCAGTTTGAAAATAAAATCCGGCCTTGATTTTGCCCGACAGGCAGCCCGGTAATTGGCTGCCATGGAGGTTCCGGAACGAAATATTTGATTGCCAATCAACCATCCTTCTCTTTTTTCTGGAAGCGTTCGGCAAAGTTTAATGATCTCTTTAGCAAATTCCTTGGTTCGTTTTTTCATCCCATCTTCAATCCAAATTCCAAAATCAAAAATCTAAAATAATTTTCCCAGCGCCTTCCCAATCTCCTCCAAACTCATCACCCGATCCACCCACGCCGCCTTGATAGCCGCTTCCGGCATGGCCGGGGCCTCGGCGGTTATGGGATCCTGTACAATGGCCCGGCCTCCGCGGTGCTTGATGACCGATAGTCCTTTGGCTCCATCTTCGCTATTGCCGGTCAGGATAATACCCGTCACCCCGGGGCCATAGGCCTCGGCTGCGGATTCAAACAGCACATCAATAGAAGGCCGGGCATAATTCACCGGCTCTTCGGTGGACAGGGCGAAGTGAATTTTAGATTTTGGATTGGGGATTTTGGATTTTGGATTTATTTTTCCCCAGGTTCTTTGCTCGTTACCGAATGTCCTTCCGTCCTTCAATCCAAAATCCAAAATCCAAAATCCAAAATCTTTTTCTATGAGCAGATGATAATCCGCCGGCGCCAGATAAATCCTCCCCGGTTCCACAGGCATCTTATCCTCCGCTTCCACGACCGGCAGGCGGGCCGCCTTTTGAAGTTGTTCTGCCAAACTTTCCCGGGAATCCCTGCCCCGATGCAGAACGATAATCAAGGGGATAGGGAAGTCCTCAGGTAGGGCAGATAACACCACCTTCAGGGCCTCATACCCACCCAGCGAAGCCCCCACTACAATGATTTTGGGTTGCGGATTTTGGATTTTGGATTTTCTGGTTGTCATCATTAGTCGCTTACATAGCACTATTTAGAAAAAAAATTATGTGTTTGCTTTTAAAATTAAGAATTGCCTTTCAATCCAAAATCCAAATTCCAAAATCATTTTATTTTTCGGAAGATCTTCTCCCTCCCATCCACTTCCTCATAGTCCCCTTCATGGGGAGTGAATTTTAGGGACTCCTTGGCCCCTAAGCAGAGGATGCCGTAATAGCTCAGGCTCTCATAAAGCAGGTGATGAACCCGGTCCTGAAGATCCCGGTTGAAATAGATCATGACATTACGGCAAAGGATGACATTAAATTCGTTGAAGGAACTGTCTGTGACCAGGTTGTGCACGGCGAAGGTGACCTTTTTTGTTAAGTCGGTAGTAAACAGGGCATGATCGTATTTGGCCTTATAATAATCGGATAGATTCTTTTTCCCTCCGGCGGCCTGGTAATTCTTAGTGTTATCCTTCATCTCCTTCAGAGCAAAGATCCCTTCCCTGGCCTTATTGATCAGGGTTTCGTTCATATCCGTAGCATAGATCCGGGTTTTTTCAAGGAGCCCCTCTTCTTTAAGGAGGATGGCTAATGAATAGACCTCTTCCCCGCTGGCACAACCGGCATGCCAGATACGCAAAGAGGGATAGGTCCGTAAAAAAGGCACCACCTTTTTGCGGATAGCCAGATAAAATCCGGGGTCCCGAAAGAGGGCGCTGACATCGATGGAAAGGATATTCAGAAACCGGCCCATAGCCGCCGGATCGTGGAGGATCTTTTCCTGAAGTCCGGAAATCGTCTTAAGACGTTCGGCATTCAGGCACTTGGCCACCCGACGTTTGAGCGAGGCCTGGGCGTAGTCCCGGAAGTCATAACCGTACTTCTCGAAGATCCCCTCCAGGAGGAGTTTCATTTCAATGGGCTCGGTTTCGTTCAGGTTAGACATATTTTTTTATTTCAGAATGCAGATTTCAGAATTAAGATTTTCAACCCAAATTCTGCCTTCTGCATTCTTAAATCTAAAATCAACTCAATCTAAATTCCAAAATTTATTTCTGCATCCAGACCCGCATCAGCGACAACAACTGCTCGGTATTAACCGGCTTGCTGATGTAATCCGAGGCCCCGGCTTCCAGGCACTTCTCCCGGTCGCCCTTCATGGCCTTGGCCGTCAGGGCGAAGATGGGCAGGGTCTCAAATTTCTTTATTTTGCGTATTTGCCGCATGGTTTCATAACCGTCCATCTCCGGCATCATGATATCCATAAGCACTATATCGATCTCCGGGGTCTTTTTCAAGGTCTCAAGGGCCTCTTTGCCACTCTCGGCAGTAAGCACCTCCATCTTCTGGCGTTCCAGGACCGAGGTCAGGGCGAAGAGGTTACGCACATCATCATCCACGATGAGGACCTTCTTTTTCTCCAGGGTCAGATCGGACTGATAGAACTTTTCGATCATTTTTTGTTTGTTCTCCGGTAACTTGCTGGCCACCCGATGGAGAAAAAGGGTGGTTTCGGCCAACAGGCGCTCCGGCGATTGCACGCCCTTGACGATGATGGATTCGGCATATTTTTTCAGTCGGGTCTCCTGATCCCTGGTCAGGTCCCTGGCCGTATAGACAATGACCGGCAAATCCTGAAGCTCCGGTTTTTTCTGCATCTCTTCCAGGACCTTGAAGCCGGAGATATCGGGCAGTCCCAAATCTAAGATCATACAGTCAAAGGTTTTCGCCTTCAGGGCCTTTAAGGCATCCTTACCGGTCTTTACGGCGGTGATCTTCACATCTCCGTTTCCGATCAATTTTTTTATGGCTATCTGGTCGTTCTCTTCATCTTCCACCACCAACAATTCCCTGGTTCGGGTTTTGGTCAGCTTTTGGATGCGGGTAAAGGCATTATCCAGGGCCTCACGGGTCACCGGTTTTTGCAGGTAAGCAAAGGCCCCCCGTTCCAGACCGTGGATCCGGTCGTCTTCCACGGAAATGATATGGACCGGGATGTGCTGGGTTTTGGGATTGAGTTTCAAGCGATCCAGCACGGTCCAGCCGTCGATATCCGGGAGGTGGAGGTCCAGGGTTAAAGCCGCGGGTTGAAATTTTTCGACCAGGGGTAAGACTTCTTCTCCGCTTCCGGTAATCAGCCCTTTAAAGCCTTTTTTATGGGCTGTATCTAAG
This is a stretch of genomic DNA from Deltaproteobacteria bacterium. It encodes these proteins:
- a CDS encoding response regulator, which translates into the protein MKVLYVEDDPIDAELTRTKLARIAPHIELEIVHTKREALARLKDQNYKIYDLVLADMKLPDGDGRSIVSHIRGRSISLPVIMVTGSGSQETAVTAIKAGADDYIVKRRGYLEKLPQIIDNVLSNFQRQAFQRAKPLMVLYAEDNLQEWELTQKHFLAHAPHIQLTLVNSKKDVLEYLMDQDRKKKIDIILLDYKLLGGDALEILKTVRSEHKESLPVVLITGQGDEEVAVTALKLGANDYVAKSPGYLNKLPFVIENAYHFTEMIRQQKALKASEEKFALTFHTSPVWVALTTLEEGRILEVNETFSTITGYTKEEAIGHTIFDLGLWVDLEERVQFIETCKKRQGLKDQEVIFRMKSGELRNFSWSNNIIILNGTECLISVVVDITKRKKAEEDVRRTVEKLRKATSGIVQTLSMTVETRDPYTAGHQRRVADLARAIAQEMGFSRDFLEGLHMAGLIHDVGKISIPAEILSKPIPLSDIEFSLIKNHSQSAYDILKEIDFPWPLARIILQHHERMDGSGYPLGLKGEDILLEARILAVADVVEAMASHRPYRPTLGIDKALEEISLKRDCLYDPQAVDACLKLFKEKGFRFE
- a CDS encoding protein-glutamate O-methyltransferase CheR, producing the protein MSNLNETEPIEMKLLLEGIFEKYGYDFRDYAQASLKRRVAKCLNAERLKTISGLQEKILHDPAAMGRFLNILSIDVSALFRDPGFYLAIRKKVVPFLRTYPSLRIWHAGCASGEEVYSLAILLKEEGLLEKTRIYATDMNETLINKAREGIFALKEMKDNTKNYQAAGGKKNLSDYYKAKYDHALFTTDLTKKVTFAVHNLVTDSSFNEFNVILCRNVMIYFNRDLQDRVHHLLYESLSYYGILCLGAKESLKFTPHEGDYEEVDGREKIFRKIK
- a CDS encoding AbrB/MazE/SpoVT family DNA-binding domain-containing protein, which translates into the protein MQMVKLSAKGQIVIPKAIRDKLGLKPRRPIILQLYKDHVEIKAVPDVKKALKGIFKGKPSMSRSLINEHLSEVQRDETVSL
- a CDS encoding response regulator codes for the protein MPLTEKINLLLVDDQPQNLLSLEALLDHPEYNLIKANSGREALRLVLKEEFALILLDVQMPDMDGFETARMIKAREKSKEVPIIFVTAISKETEYISLGYQTGGVDYIFKPYDPNILKAKVAAFVKMYKVSQDVKTQADQLLALNQALQEKIEEITRLNRDLEMTNKELETFSYSVSHDLRAPLRGLDGFATLLREEFADKLDENGRRYLLNIERAAERMNLLIEDLLKLSRITRMGLRQEEIDLSELAVTVSKEIQSNQPERAVEWVIQQGIKVTGDHHLLRIVLENLFGNAWKFTGKNPKALIEVGSIKTQEGKAAFFIRDNGAGFNMSQAGKLFTPFQRLHGLNEFEGTGIGLATVARIIRRHGGEVWAEGEEGKGATFYFTLQGGF
- a CDS encoding four helix bundle protein — its product is MKKRTKEFAKEIIKLCRTLPEKREGWLIGNQIFRSGTSMAANYRAACRAKSRPDFIFKLAIVEEEADETLFWLELLKEMEILSQKIVDPLIKECNELLSIIVASIKTVRKRNTK
- a CDS encoding chemotaxis protein CheB; translation: MTTRKSKIQNPQPKIIVVGASLGGYEALKVVLSALPEDFPIPLIIVLHRGRDSRESLAEQLQKAARLPVVEAEDKMPVEPGRIYLAPADYHLLIEKDFGFWILDFGLKDGRTFGNEQRTWGKINPKSKIPNPKSKIHFALSTEEPVNYARPSIDVLFESAAEAYGPGVTGIILTGNSEDGAKGLSVIKHRGGRAIVQDPITAEAPAMPEAAIKAAWVDRVMSLEEIGKALGKLF